A window of the Cystobacter fuscus genome harbors these coding sequences:
- a CDS encoding TadE/TadG family type IV pilus assembly protein, whose product MFRLIRKMRRDERGQAMIIGAIAMLILAVMVMTSVSIGHGVYSKIKAQDAADAQSYSIAVTQARTYNFLAYTNRAMVVHYSAMLTLMSYVSHALYLQKTVGTAAKYLKYIPAIGAIFAAIEQAIDAWVKIVDILTQAIIPVLTFVNIGLWLAQEALLMSTYMNIYNAQASEPFTGTDPKAKYGFFTGGQGGQLGQDLFDIMKETNATNFLHVLDDGPSSNAPSAIGDTGLKDRKKLLSNSNTLSDPNMAKYRLLMGNIANGVRKKWTAEGEGPLLIGRRWSINICLGIGININKVADSQIKSFVSEERRDELFASDDIRMRVLAPCFGPFRKTIFKFDYRVRVAANKDGGFHEANGSKSNDHHTWQGITPFILADPSYYSPWTYHFGYPCNVVFASKEVIEARKVFQLKTKFMGGELDMTQKETGDQIFADMTGGMLAMSVGRALYHRPGDWKEEPNFYNPLWTARLAPISTHWEKQLVDAMVGVMDDWDTIQRSSLNY is encoded by the coding sequence ATGTTCCGTCTGATTCGCAAGATGCGCCGCGACGAGCGCGGACAGGCCATGATCATCGGCGCGATCGCCATGCTCATCCTGGCCGTCATGGTGATGACCTCGGTGAGCATCGGTCACGGGGTCTACTCGAAGATCAAGGCGCAGGACGCCGCGGACGCCCAGTCCTATTCCATCGCCGTCACCCAGGCGCGGACCTATAACTTCCTGGCCTACACCAACCGCGCGATGGTGGTGCACTACTCGGCCATGCTCACGCTGATGTCCTACGTGAGCCATGCCCTCTACCTGCAGAAGACGGTGGGCACCGCCGCGAAGTACCTCAAGTACATCCCCGCGATCGGCGCCATCTTCGCGGCCATCGAGCAAGCCATCGATGCCTGGGTCAAGATCGTGGACATCCTGACCCAGGCGATCATCCCCGTCCTGACCTTCGTCAACATAGGGTTATGGCTGGCCCAGGAGGCGCTGCTGATGTCCACGTACATGAACATCTACAACGCGCAAGCAAGCGAGCCATTCACGGGGACGGATCCCAAGGCCAAATACGGCTTCTTCACGGGGGGCCAGGGCGGCCAGCTCGGACAGGATCTCTTCGACATCATGAAGGAGACCAACGCGACCAACTTCCTCCACGTGTTGGATGACGGCCCGAGCTCGAATGCCCCTTCCGCCATTGGGGACACCGGGCTGAAAGATCGCAAGAAGCTGCTGAGCAACAGCAACACGTTGAGCGATCCCAACATGGCGAAGTACCGCCTGCTCATGGGCAACATCGCCAACGGCGTGCGCAAGAAGTGGACCGCCGAGGGCGAGGGGCCCCTGCTGATTGGCCGCCGATGGAGCATCAACATCTGCCTCGGTATCGGGATCAACATCAACAAGGTGGCGGACTCGCAGATCAAGAGCTTCGTCTCGGAGGAGCGCAGGGACGAGCTCTTCGCCTCGGACGACATCCGCATGCGGGTGCTGGCCCCTTGCTTCGGCCCCTTCCGCAAGACCATCTTCAAATTCGATTACCGGGTCCGCGTCGCGGCGAACAAGGACGGGGGCTTCCATGAGGCGAACGGCTCGAAGTCAAACGATCATCATACGTGGCAGGGCATCACGCCCTTCATCCTCGCCGATCCGAGCTACTACTCTCCGTGGACCTACCACTTCGGCTACCCGTGCAACGTGGTGTTCGCCAGCAAGGAAGTGATCGAGGCGCGCAAGGTCTTCCAGCTCAAGACGAAGTTCATGGGGGGGGAGCTCGACATGACCCAGAAGGAGACGGGTGACCAGATCTTCGCCGACATGACGGGCGGCATGCTCGCCATGTCGGTGGGACGCGCCCTCTATCATCGCCCTGGCGACTGGAAGGAGGAGCCCAACTTCTACAATCCCCTGTGGACGGCCCGCCTCGCGCCGATCAGCACGCACTGGGAAAAGCAGCTCGTGGACGCAATGGTGGGAGTCATGGACGACTGGGACACCATCCAGCGCTCGTCGCTCAACTACTGA
- a CDS encoding TadE family protein: MNHPLAHPRANLRARRLPARRGSSTVEFAIMAPLLVVLVLWSNYFWEVLRVRIKVAEAARFIAFERTARKDLGQITAEAQSRYQDLNGSDSGVALGSGFRNKLTLSFSASDKPAPVTGSMSGIGSSAGVGGMLGMVTSLVGSSVEGIVGQMGFDPSKGAVQSTVTARMENRIIPERIGQYITGFSDNKLNVGFTESVYVYHDTWRAWQPGDNPKNNQGVVESRVRERVQKVAYMGLLGSAAGSALSAIGTVLSLFKLEYPFNNDFINKAVLVRKVPDSGYFSAPSPAGNRPTRTVPGDVLQAAYWESDDQACFNSCEPDEIKNKRGVKNGGGRDDNWPMRAYNCRGPFFQGASKSDEPESVYSQVGNLSLSQSYFRYDGNACAEDPNASTH, encoded by the coding sequence ATGAACCATCCCCTTGCCCACCCCCGCGCGAACCTCCGGGCGCGCCGCCTCCCGGCCCGCCGGGGCAGCTCGACGGTCGAGTTCGCCATCATGGCGCCACTGCTCGTGGTGCTCGTGCTGTGGTCCAACTACTTCTGGGAAGTCCTCCGGGTGCGCATCAAGGTCGCCGAGGCGGCGCGCTTCATCGCCTTCGAGCGCACGGCGCGCAAGGACCTGGGGCAGATCACCGCCGAGGCCCAGAGCCGCTATCAGGATCTCAATGGCTCGGACTCGGGCGTGGCGCTCGGCTCGGGCTTCCGCAACAAGCTCACCCTCTCCTTTTCCGCCAGTGACAAACCCGCGCCGGTCACGGGCTCGATGTCGGGCATCGGCTCGAGCGCGGGGGTGGGCGGAATGCTCGGCATGGTCACCTCCCTGGTGGGCAGTTCCGTGGAGGGCATCGTCGGCCAGATGGGCTTCGACCCGTCGAAGGGCGCGGTCCAGAGCACGGTGACGGCCCGGATGGAGAACAGGATCATCCCGGAGCGGATCGGCCAGTACATCACCGGCTTCTCCGACAACAAGCTGAACGTGGGCTTCACCGAGTCCGTCTACGTGTACCACGACACCTGGCGCGCCTGGCAGCCAGGAGACAACCCGAAGAACAACCAGGGCGTCGTGGAGAGCCGGGTGCGCGAGCGGGTGCAGAAGGTGGCCTATATGGGATTGCTCGGCAGTGCCGCGGGCTCGGCACTGAGCGCCATCGGCACGGTGCTCAGCCTGTTCAAGCTCGAGTATCCCTTCAACAACGATTTCATCAACAAGGCGGTCCTCGTGCGGAAGGTGCCCGACAGCGGCTACTTCTCCGCGCCGTCGCCAGCGGGCAATCGGCCCACGCGCACCGTGCCAGGAGACGTGCTCCAGGCGGCCTATTGGGAGTCGGACGACCAGGCCTGCTTCAACAGCTGCGAGCCCGACGAGATCAAGAACAAGCGGGGCGTCAAGAACGGCGGGGGTCGTGACGACAACTGGCCGATGCGCGCCTATAACTGCCGGGGTCCTTTCTTCCAGGGCGCTTCCAAGTCGGACGAGCCGGAGTCGGTGTACTCGCAGGTCGGTAACTTGAGCCTGTCCCAGAGCTACTTCCGCTACGACGGAAACGCGTGCGCCGAGGATCCGAACGCGAGCACTCACTGA
- a CDS encoding MGH1-like glycoside hydrolase domain-containing protein, whose amino-acid sequence MSQNRGLGAEARRLAEDERRDHNWKRWGPYLAERQWGTVREDYSPGGTSWTDFPHEQARSRAYRWGEDGLLGITDRECRLCFAVALWNEKDAILKERLFGLTGPQGNHGEDVKEEYFYLDSTPTHSYLEALYKYPQAAFPYERLIAENQRRGRAAPEFELADTGVFEERRYFDVRAEYAKAGPDDLLIRLTLTNAGPETARLHVLPTLWFRNTWDWGRTGEGYWPRPHMTALSTHALVAEHASLGRFQWHAEPVGGHPAPPLLFTQNETNRERLFGVPNAVPHVKDAFHDAVVQGRLEAVNAAGTGTKAAFHHVLELPPGGRVVLRLRLFSEAQAPAQLFGESFDALFAQRIAEADEFYDSRLPRTLSPEERRVARQAYAGLLWTKQFYHYAVKPWMEGDPSQPTPPPSRLQGRNRDWGHLYNRDIISVPDKWEYPWYAAWDLAFHMIPFARVDPTFAKEQLVLFLREWFMHPNGQLPAYEFELSDVNPPVHAWACWSVYKMTASRGKKDTAFLKRTFHKLLLNFTWWVNRKDAEGKNLFAGGFLGLDNIGVFDRSKPLPTGGRLDQADGTAWMAFFCTTLLAMALELAQDDPAYEDIASKFFEHFVAIVDAMNNLGGTGLWDEQDGFYYDELLLEGHATPLRVRSMVGLVPLFAAEILEDRLIERLPGFSKRLRWFLENRADLSRNTAYLTKPDGKGCLHGHRLLAIPSRERLLRVLRRVLDPEEFLSEYGIRSLSRVHDSEPLVFNVRGEEYRVAYVPGESDSGMFGGNSNWRGPVWFPLNFLLIEALERYHHFYGESFQVECPTGSGRMMTLAQVARELSARLSRLFLPDATGRRPCHGDDKRFTDNPDWRDLVLFHEYFHGDTGRGLGATHQTGWTALVVQCLEELHRSSG is encoded by the coding sequence ATGTCACAAAACCGGGGACTCGGTGCCGAGGCGCGCCGGTTGGCGGAAGACGAGCGGCGCGATCACAACTGGAAGCGGTGGGGGCCCTACCTCGCCGAGCGCCAGTGGGGCACCGTGCGCGAGGACTATTCGCCCGGGGGCACGAGCTGGACGGACTTCCCCCACGAGCAGGCGCGCAGCCGCGCCTACCGCTGGGGCGAGGACGGCCTGCTCGGCATCACGGACCGTGAGTGCCGGCTGTGCTTCGCCGTGGCGCTGTGGAACGAGAAGGACGCCATCCTCAAGGAGCGCCTCTTCGGCCTCACCGGCCCCCAGGGCAACCACGGCGAGGACGTGAAGGAGGAGTACTTCTACCTCGACTCCACCCCCACGCACTCGTACCTCGAGGCGCTCTACAAGTACCCCCAGGCCGCCTTCCCCTACGAGCGGCTCATCGCGGAGAACCAGCGCCGGGGCCGCGCCGCCCCCGAGTTCGAGCTGGCCGACACGGGCGTCTTCGAGGAGCGCCGCTACTTCGACGTGCGCGCCGAGTACGCCAAGGCGGGCCCGGACGATCTGCTCATCCGGCTCACCCTCACCAACGCGGGACCCGAGACGGCGCGCCTGCACGTGCTGCCCACGCTCTGGTTCCGCAACACGTGGGACTGGGGCCGCACCGGCGAGGGCTACTGGCCCCGGCCCCACATGACCGCGCTGAGCACCCACGCGCTCGTCGCCGAGCATGCCTCGCTGGGACGCTTCCAGTGGCACGCCGAGCCCGTCGGGGGCCACCCCGCCCCGCCGCTGCTCTTCACGCAGAACGAGACGAACCGCGAGCGGCTCTTCGGCGTGCCCAACGCGGTCCCCCATGTGAAGGACGCGTTCCACGACGCCGTGGTCCAGGGACGCCTCGAGGCCGTCAACGCGGCCGGCACGGGCACCAAGGCCGCCTTCCACCACGTGCTGGAGCTGCCCCCGGGAGGCCGGGTCGTGCTCCGGCTGCGGCTCTTCTCCGAGGCGCAAGCCCCCGCCCAGCTCTTCGGCGAGTCCTTCGACGCCCTCTTCGCCCAGCGCATCGCCGAGGCGGACGAGTTCTATGACTCCCGGCTGCCGCGCACCCTCTCCCCCGAGGAGCGGCGCGTGGCCCGGCAGGCCTACGCGGGCCTCCTGTGGACCAAGCAGTTCTACCACTACGCGGTGAAGCCCTGGATGGAGGGCGATCCCAGTCAGCCGACACCACCCCCCTCGCGCCTCCAGGGGCGCAACCGGGACTGGGGGCACCTGTACAACCGGGACATCATCTCGGTGCCGGACAAGTGGGAGTACCCCTGGTACGCGGCGTGGGATCTCGCCTTCCACATGATTCCCTTCGCGCGCGTGGACCCCACCTTCGCCAAGGAGCAGCTCGTGCTCTTCCTGCGCGAGTGGTTCATGCACCCCAACGGCCAGCTCCCCGCGTACGAGTTCGAGCTGTCGGACGTGAACCCGCCCGTGCACGCCTGGGCCTGCTGGAGCGTGTACAAGATGACGGCGTCCCGGGGGAAGAAGGACACGGCCTTCCTCAAGCGCACCTTCCACAAGCTGCTGCTCAACTTCACCTGGTGGGTGAACCGCAAGGACGCCGAGGGGAAGAACCTCTTCGCGGGTGGCTTCCTCGGACTGGACAACATCGGGGTGTTCGACCGCTCCAAGCCCCTGCCCACCGGCGGACGGTTGGATCAGGCGGACGGCACGGCGTGGATGGCCTTCTTCTGCACCACCCTGCTGGCCATGGCGCTGGAGCTGGCGCAAGACGATCCCGCCTACGAGGACATCGCCTCCAAGTTCTTCGAGCACTTCGTGGCCATCGTGGACGCGATGAACAACCTGGGCGGCACGGGCCTGTGGGACGAGCAGGACGGCTTCTATTACGACGAGCTGCTCCTGGAGGGCCATGCCACGCCCCTGCGGGTGCGCTCGATGGTGGGCCTGGTGCCGCTGTTCGCCGCGGAGATCCTCGAGGATCGGCTCATCGAGCGACTGCCCGGCTTCTCCAAGCGCCTGCGCTGGTTCCTGGAGAACCGCGCGGACCTGTCACGCAATACCGCCTACCTCACCAAGCCAGACGGCAAGGGTTGTCTGCACGGCCACCGGCTGCTGGCCATTCCCTCGCGCGAGCGGCTCCTGCGGGTGCTGCGGCGGGTGCTGGATCCCGAGGAGTTCCTCTCGGAGTACGGCATCCGCTCGCTCTCGCGCGTGCATGACTCCGAGCCGCTCGTGTTCAACGTGCGGGGCGAGGAGTACCGGGTGGCCTACGTGCCCGGCGAGTCCGACAGTGGAATGTTCGGCGGCAACTCCAACTGGCGCGGCCCGGTGTGGTTCCCCCTCAACTTCCTGCTCATCGAGGCGCTCGAGCGCTACCACCACTTCTATGGCGAGAGCTTCCAGGTGGAGTGCCCCACGGGCTCGGGACGGATGATGACGCTGGCGCAGGTGGCTCGCGAGTTGTCGGCGCGGCTCAGCCGGCTCTTCCTCCCGGACGCCACCGGCCGCCGCCCCTGCCACGGAGACGACAAGCGCTTCACCGACAACCCCGACTGGCGCGACCTGGTGCTCTTCCACGAGTACTTCCACGGAGACACCGGCCGGGGACTGGGCGCCACGCACCAGACGGGCTGGACGGCCCTGGTGGTGCAATGCCTCGAGGAGCTCCACAGGTCCTCCGGGTAG
- a CDS encoding ABC transporter ATP-binding protein has product MSDTSGGPVRKLAIEVRELHKSFGDQQALRGVELVVPEGTTCVLMGMSGSGKSVLMKHIMGLLRPDRGAVLVEGQEVAKMDEATLDQMRRKQGILFQANALFDSLNVFDNVAFPLRERTRMPEEEIRQTVNETLAKVGLSHAAQRFPGELSGGMQKRVGFARATILRPRILLYDDPTAGLDPLTTAAVNEIIVTGKQQLGATSLVITPDVASAFGMADSLALMHEGLIVASGPPDVVRESPHPAVKAFLRNWLARRSKNRTPQG; this is encoded by the coding sequence ATGAGTGACACGAGCGGCGGGCCAGTACGCAAGCTGGCCATCGAGGTGAGGGAGCTCCACAAGTCCTTCGGCGACCAGCAGGCCTTGCGCGGCGTGGAGCTCGTCGTTCCCGAGGGCACCACCTGCGTGCTGATGGGCATGTCCGGCTCGGGCAAGTCGGTGCTGATGAAGCACATCATGGGCCTCTTGCGCCCGGACCGGGGCGCGGTGCTCGTGGAGGGCCAGGAGGTGGCGAAGATGGACGAGGCCACGCTCGATCAGATGCGCCGCAAGCAGGGCATCCTCTTCCAGGCCAATGCCCTCTTCGACTCCCTCAATGTCTTCGACAACGTGGCCTTCCCGCTGCGCGAGCGCACCCGCATGCCCGAGGAGGAGATCCGCCAGACGGTGAACGAGACACTGGCCAAGGTGGGGCTGTCCCACGCGGCCCAGCGCTTCCCGGGCGAGCTGTCCGGCGGCATGCAGAAGCGCGTGGGCTTCGCGCGCGCCACCATCCTCCGGCCCAGAATCCTCCTGTACGACGATCCCACGGCCGGTCTGGATCCGCTCACCACCGCCGCCGTCAACGAGATCATCGTCACCGGCAAGCAGCAGCTCGGGGCGACCTCGCTCGTCATCACCCCGGACGTGGCGTCCGCCTTCGGCATGGCCGACAGCCTCGCCCTCATGCACGAGGGCCTCATCGTCGCGTCGGGCCCACCGGACGTGGTCCGCGAGTCCCCCCACCCGGCGGTGAAGGCCTTCCTGCGCAACTGGCTGGCGCGCCGCTCGAAGAACCGCACGCCCCAGGGTTGA
- a CDS encoding MazG nucleotide pyrophosphohydrolase domain-containing protein: MISLPEGATMKDYQRYIHELETLHGWLKVDLVHNCFLMGEEVGELFKAVRRYNKYYDEGKSTPTEEARAHLAEELVDVFNYLVAIANRTGVDLEQAFREKNARNQQRTWS; encoded by the coding sequence ATGATCTCACTCCCCGAAGGCGCGACGATGAAGGACTACCAGCGCTACATCCACGAGCTCGAGACGCTGCATGGATGGCTGAAGGTGGACCTGGTGCACAACTGCTTCCTCATGGGCGAGGAGGTGGGTGAGCTGTTCAAGGCGGTGCGCCGCTACAACAAGTACTACGACGAGGGAAAGAGCACCCCGACCGAGGAGGCCAGGGCCCACCTCGCCGAGGAGCTGGTGGACGTCTTCAACTACCTGGTGGCCATCGCCAACCGGACGGGCGTGGACCTGGAGCAGGCGTTCCGCGAGAAGAACGCGCGCAACCAGCAGCGCACCTGGAGCTGA
- a CDS encoding penicillin-binding transpeptidase domain-containing protein, which produces MLASCVSVRGRPAPVEVGPLDVARDYLRAWGEGDLAAMRRAVVEPPADLEVQHQRFRDELRIIASRFELGRIEREADSALVTFRALHVLRGLGEWEVDGVLRFVRQEGRWWVRWSPAVLHPEAREGDRFSRTRTRPERARLLDGRGHPLTGEGEVITIGVEPRRIQSRAAVALALQTRLGVDPARLDKTLNAPGVSPEHFVPIIDVRPALYQQVRPALAPVPGIFFRRKSAWLTPEEGFAAHTLGRVGEVTAELLAQWGPTYQRGDTVGLSGLELAHESRLAGLPSGEVRLTRASGEVRVLGRFAGAPGTPVRTTLLPEIQSAAEAALDGVTWPAALVAVDTRTGAILALASRPLEQPLNRALTGRYPPGSTFKVVTSEALLARGMGVDAAVSCPPTVTVGGKAFRNFEGEAFGVSRLRQVFAHSCNTAFVTLAAGLGTGALEDAAHRFGFDVAYDVGLPSPGASFPVPRDEAERAAASIGQGRVLATPLHMASVAAAAESGRWRSPYLLTELSGGPSAPLAPGTRAPLQALMRAVVTEGSGRAAVGVTGLAGKTGTAEFGTGTPLPTHAWFIGFRQGIAFAVLVEGGGVGGRVAVPIAARFAAAL; this is translated from the coding sequence ATGTTGGCCTCGTGTGTGTCCGTACGTGGTCGGCCGGCGCCGGTGGAGGTGGGCCCGCTCGACGTGGCCCGGGACTACCTGCGGGCCTGGGGCGAGGGAGACCTCGCCGCCATGAGGCGCGCGGTGGTCGAGCCGCCAGCCGATCTCGAGGTGCAACACCAGCGCTTCCGGGACGAGCTGCGCATCATCGCCTCACGTTTCGAGCTGGGACGCATCGAGCGCGAGGCGGACAGCGCCCTGGTCACCTTCCGCGCCCTGCACGTCCTGCGCGGGCTGGGCGAGTGGGAGGTGGACGGCGTGCTGCGCTTCGTGCGCCAGGAGGGCCGCTGGTGGGTGCGCTGGTCTCCGGCGGTGCTGCACCCCGAGGCGCGCGAGGGGGACCGCTTCTCGCGTACGAGGACGCGTCCCGAGCGGGCCCGCCTGCTCGATGGGCGGGGGCATCCCCTCACCGGCGAGGGCGAGGTCATCACCATTGGCGTCGAGCCCCGGCGCATCCAGAGCCGCGCGGCCGTCGCCTTGGCGCTCCAGACGCGGCTGGGCGTGGATCCGGCGCGGTTGGACAAGACGCTGAACGCACCGGGTGTGTCCCCCGAGCACTTCGTTCCCATCATCGACGTGCGGCCCGCGCTCTACCAGCAGGTGCGTCCGGCGCTGGCGCCCGTGCCGGGCATCTTCTTCCGCCGCAAGAGCGCCTGGCTCACCCCGGAGGAGGGCTTCGCGGCGCACACCCTGGGCCGGGTGGGGGAGGTGACGGCCGAGCTGCTCGCGCAGTGGGGGCCGACCTACCAGCGGGGAGACACCGTGGGCCTGTCGGGATTGGAGCTGGCCCATGAGTCGCGGCTCGCGGGGCTCCCGTCCGGAGAGGTGCGCCTCACCCGTGCTTCGGGTGAGGTGCGCGTCCTCGGCCGCTTCGCGGGAGCACCCGGTACGCCGGTGCGGACCACGCTTCTGCCCGAGATCCAGTCGGCCGCGGAAGCCGCGCTCGACGGAGTGACCTGGCCCGCGGCGCTCGTCGCGGTGGATACGCGTACGGGCGCCATCCTCGCCCTCGCCAGCCGACCGCTCGAGCAGCCGTTGAATCGCGCGCTCACCGGCCGTTATCCGCCCGGCTCGACGTTCAAGGTCGTCACGTCGGAAGCGTTGCTCGCCCGGGGCATGGGTGTGGACGCCGCGGTGTCGTGCCCGCCCACGGTGACGGTGGGGGGCAAGGCGTTCCGCAACTTCGAGGGCGAGGCCTTCGGGGTCTCCCGCCTGCGTCAGGTCTTCGCCCACTCCTGCAACACCGCCTTCGTGACGCTGGCCGCGGGGCTCGGCACGGGCGCGCTCGAGGACGCGGCCCACCGCTTCGGCTTCGACGTGGCGTACGACGTGGGGCTTCCCTCTCCCGGCGCCTCGTTCCCCGTGCCCCGGGATGAGGCCGAGCGGGCGGCTGCCTCCATCGGCCAGGGCCGCGTGCTGGCCACGCCGCTGCACATGGCCTCGGTGGCCGCGGCGGCCGAGTCGGGCAGGTGGCGCTCGCCCTATCTCCTCACCGAGCTGTCGGGAGGCCCCAGCGCCCCGCTCGCACCGGGAACCCGCGCGCCCTTGCAGGCGCTGATGCGGGCCGTGGTCACCGAGGGCTCGGGCCGGGCGGCCGTGGGCGTGACGGGGCTCGCCGGCAAGACGGGCACCGCCGAGTTCGGCACCGGCACGCCCCTGCCCACGCATGCGTGGTTCATCGGCTTCCGCCAGGGCATTGCCTTCGCCGTGCTGGTGGAGGGGGGCGGTGTGGGGGGCCGGGTCGCCGTGCCCATCGCCGCGAGGTTCGCCGCGGCGTTGTGA
- the asnB gene encoding asparagine synthase (glutamine-hydrolyzing), producing the protein MCGIAGWIDFERNLTRERRTAEAMAQTMHNRGPDDSGLWLEPHAALGHRRLSIIDLEGGRQPMVAEEEGKPVAVLVYTGEVYNFRELRAELVSLGRTFRTHSDTEVVLEAYRQWGPSFVERFNGMFAFALWDVREQKLLLVRDRLGIKPLYFYPTPHGVLFGSEPKGILANPMARAEVDDDGLRELLAFAKTPGEAIFRGMRELRPGHVLTVTRDGLKERAYWKLEARPHTDDLKTTVRTIRELLEDIVSRQLISDVPLCTLLSGGLDSSAITALAQRALVAQGAGPVRSFAVDFVNNARDFTPDELRGTPDAPFVAEVAAHVHSQHTDIVLSASELADPKARAAVLHARDLPVSMGDMDTSMYLLFRAIRQHSTVALSGESADEVFGGYAWFHDPQAIAADAFPWNAMTTKHFGSRYHALSPELLRRLDIQGYLQARYQEALAEVPRLEGETGLERRMREVFYLHLTRFLQVLLDRKDRTSMATGLEVRVPFCDHRLVEYVFNVPWSMKTFDGREKSLLRAATADLLPRSVVERRKSPYPSTKDPEYVRFLRGQFTSMLDDARAPVKPLLDEAHARSLTQEAAENDSPWARSSMEQVLMLNAWLEDYGVKQVPSTSAGQGAPLGEARELTSEPRLGG; encoded by the coding sequence ATGTGTGGAATCGCGGGGTGGATCGATTTCGAGCGGAACCTGACGCGGGAGCGTCGCACCGCGGAGGCGATGGCCCAGACGATGCACAACCGGGGGCCCGATGATTCAGGGCTGTGGTTGGAGCCACATGCGGCCCTGGGGCACCGGCGTCTGTCCATTATCGATCTGGAAGGAGGGCGCCAGCCGATGGTGGCGGAAGAGGAGGGCAAGCCGGTGGCGGTGCTCGTCTACACCGGCGAGGTCTACAACTTCCGGGAGCTGAGGGCGGAGCTCGTGTCGCTCGGGCGCACCTTCCGCACGCACAGCGACACCGAGGTGGTGCTCGAGGCCTACCGGCAGTGGGGGCCCTCGTTCGTCGAGCGCTTCAACGGCATGTTCGCCTTCGCCCTGTGGGACGTGCGCGAGCAGAAGCTGTTGCTCGTGCGCGACCGTCTGGGCATCAAGCCCCTGTACTTCTACCCCACGCCCCACGGCGTGCTGTTCGGCTCGGAGCCCAAGGGCATCCTCGCCAACCCCATGGCACGCGCCGAGGTGGACGATGACGGTCTGCGCGAGCTGCTCGCGTTCGCCAAGACGCCGGGCGAGGCCATCTTCCGCGGCATGCGCGAGCTGCGCCCGGGCCACGTGTTGACGGTGACGCGCGACGGCCTCAAGGAGCGGGCCTATTGGAAGCTCGAGGCGCGGCCGCACACGGACGATCTGAAGACCACGGTGCGCACCATCCGCGAGCTGCTCGAGGACATCGTCTCGCGTCAGCTCATCTCCGACGTGCCGCTGTGCACGCTGCTGTCCGGAGGGCTGGACTCCAGTGCCATCACCGCGCTGGCGCAGCGTGCCCTGGTCGCGCAGGGCGCCGGGCCCGTGCGCTCGTTCGCCGTGGACTTCGTCAACAACGCGCGGGACTTCACTCCCGACGAGCTGCGTGGCACGCCGGATGCCCCCTTCGTGGCGGAAGTGGCCGCGCATGTCCACTCCCAGCACACCGACATCGTCCTGTCCGCGAGCGAGCTGGCGGATCCCAAGGCGCGCGCCGCCGTGCTGCACGCGAGGGATCTGCCCGTGAGCATGGGGGACATGGACACGTCGATGTACCTGCTCTTCCGCGCCATCCGTCAGCACTCCACCGTGGCGCTCTCCGGCGAGTCCGCGGACGAGGTGTTCGGGGGCTACGCCTGGTTCCATGATCCCCAGGCCATCGCGGCCGACGCCTTCCCCTGGAATGCCATGACGACGAAGCACTTTGGCTCGCGCTACCACGCCCTCTCGCCCGAGCTGCTGCGGCGGCTCGACATCCAGGGCTACCTCCAGGCGCGCTACCAGGAGGCGCTCGCCGAGGTGCCCCGGCTGGAGGGGGAGACGGGACTGGAGCGGCGCATGCGCGAGGTGTTCTACCTGCACCTCACGCGCTTCCTGCAGGTGCTGCTGGACCGCAAGGATCGCACGAGCATGGCCACGGGCCTGGAGGTGCGCGTGCCGTTCTGCGACCACCGACTGGTGGAGTACGTGTTCAACGTCCCCTGGTCGATGAAGACCTTCGACGGTCGGGAGAAGAGCCTCCTGCGGGCGGCGACGGCGGACCTGCTGCCCAGGTCGGTGGTGGAGCGGCGCAAGAGCCCCTATCCCTCCACGAAGGATCCCGAGTACGTGCGCTTCCTGCGCGGCCAGTTCACCTCGATGCTCGACGATGCGCGGGCTCCGGTGAAGCCGCTGCTCGACGAGGCCCACGCGCGCTCTCTCACCCAGGAGGCAGCGGAGAACGACTCCCCGTGGGCGCGCTCGAGCATGGAGCAGGTGCTGATGCTCAACGCGTGGCTCGAGGACTACGGCGTGAAGCAGGTCCCATCCACCTCGGCGGGCCAGGGCGCACCGCTCGGCGAGGCGCGTGAGCTCACGAGCGAGCCTCGGCTGGGCGGGTAG
- a CDS encoding MarR family winged helix-turn-helix transcriptional regulator: MAEKSETRQRTHIPGQTLSVMERELSVLVRRLGSLLWSKNEEGALDRWTYALLMRLAEEGPLRGGEMARRFGIDKSTASRHLGRLEGQGLIRADPDPEDARSVLFQVTEQGAEHLAATRATRLHPLRRVVASWPERDRSELTRLLGQLNRELDQYGDT; this comes from the coding sequence ATGGCAGAGAAGTCGGAAACACGACAGCGGACCCACATTCCCGGGCAGACCCTCTCGGTGATGGAGCGGGAATTGAGTGTGTTGGTGCGTCGGCTGGGCTCGCTGCTCTGGAGCAAGAACGAGGAAGGAGCCCTGGATCGGTGGACGTACGCGCTGCTGATGCGGCTGGCGGAAGAAGGCCCGTTGCGCGGGGGCGAGATGGCGCGACGCTTCGGCATCGACAAGTCGACCGCCAGCCGACACCTCGGCCGGCTGGAGGGCCAGGGGTTGATCCGAGCGGATCCGGATCCAGAGGATGCCCGCTCGGTGCTATTCCAGGTGACGGAGCAGGGAGCGGAACACCTCGCGGCGACCCGCGCGACGCGGCTCCACCCCCTGCGTCGGGTGGTCGCCTCGTGGCCCGAGCGCGACCGCTCGGAGCTCACCCGGCTTCTCGGCCAGCTCAACCGGGAGCTCGACCAGTACGGAGACACCTAG